In Sulfolobales archaeon, one genomic interval encodes:
- a CDS encoding glycosyltransferase, whose amino-acid sequence MKSSPRVIIRRLLGRRGVFALRNMISSIAFYTGLRDDPRKKPQGISAMVAVYNEEDWIEPSLLSIKDLVDEYIVMDSSNDNTPNIIMRLKNELGLNIRYHRVPQGSMTEIRNAIISKASYRWILVWDGDFVMREDSTSFIKNLIENLDPRRHYLIYWPWLLLCGDIYHLCSENPYHIEHWLYTYSEKLRYKDVYVNGFLTDTLVAPLRLYKAIYIDKILGVHLALVKNPVRIAIRDLWQKYRSEFYEVARKGVSFEEYASVKAREIYGTGDLKEVGCRIIRDMIERLPRYDESKYGELPNLVKRYWESSRNKWCTQP is encoded by the coding sequence ATGAAGAGCAGTCCTAGAGTTATCATTCGAAGGCTTCTAGGTAGGAGAGGTGTTTTCGCTCTTAGAAACATGATCTCTTCGATAGCCTTCTACACAGGTTTACGAGATGATCCTAGGAAGAAGCCTCAGGGGATTTCAGCTATGGTTGCCGTATATAATGAGGAAGACTGGATCGAGCCTTCTCTTCTGTCTATAAAGGATCTTGTTGACGAGTATATTGTAATGGATTCTTCTAATGATAATACTCCGAATATTATCATGAGACTTAAAAATGAGCTTGGTTTGAACATAAGATATCATAGAGTTCCTCAGGGTAGTATGACAGAGATAAGGAATGCAATCATTTCTAAAGCTAGTTATAGATGGATTCTTGTATGGGATGGAGATTTTGTAATGAGAGAAGATTCTACTAGCTTTATCAAGAACCTTATAGAGAATCTGGATCCTAGAAGGCATTACCTCATCTACTGGCCTTGGCTACTGCTCTGCGGCGATATCTACCACTTATGTAGCGAGAATCCCTACCACATCGAGCACTGGCTCTACACATACTCCGAGAAGCTGAGATATAAAGATGTGTATGTCAACGGGTTTCTAACAGACACACTAGTAGCACCTCTAAGACTTTATAAAGCAATCTACATAGATAAGATCCTCGGAGTACATCTAGCTCTCGTGAAAAACCCTGTAAGAATTGCTATTAGAGATCTCTGGCAGAAATACAGATCTGAGTTCTACGAAGTAGCAAGAAAAGGAGTTTCCTTCGAGGAATATGCTTCGGTGAAGGCTAGAGAGATTTACGGAACAGGAGATCTTAAGGAGGTCGGGTGCAGAATAATTAGAGACATGATCGAGAGACTCCCGAGATACGATGAATCAAAATATGGAGAGCTTCCAAACCTTGTAAAAAGATACTGGGAGAGTAGCAGAAATAAATGGTGCACTCAGCCATAG